The Monomorium pharaonis isolate MP-MQ-018 chromosome 5, ASM1337386v2, whole genome shotgun sequence genome segment ttaataaattcaacttaaaattctcactaattgtaagtattGGGGGTTAAATAGgagaataataacatttatatatagtgACATAATTAATCGTACATTggtttgtaaaaattttacatttattttctattatcaaaaatcaattaataatgttaacatacataaaattgttttgtatctgtttatacatatattgtttcgaaaaagaaaaattattagagtAACTTGCATATATTGTTTTGTGCTTTCAGGTTCATGTTAATGACATGTGGTGTGAACTCAATGCTTAATTTACGCTCGAATGATCGTATTTACAATCCTTTGCCTCTTTATCACACCGCAGGTGGCATACTTGGAGCTGGTCAAGCACTTATGGGAGGAGTCACCGTCATTCTTCGTAGAAAATTTAGTGCGTCCAACTATTGGTCGGAATGCGTTCATTACGAATGTACTGTAAGATcactctttttaaatataattttataattcttttctttaaaaacaaattttaatttgatttaagagatattattattatacattttaaaaattgtgtaaaactcaaaattttttggtaagaaaatgttaaatgtaacatttaacattttctgaGACTATATTTTTTCTGAGACTATGTTCTTTTTGTTGCAGTGAATTAATACAacaggaaaaattttaaattactatgATTAATTCTGGtcttattaaacaaatttttcaacattttttttgcacacaaatatatatatatatatattagagcTCTAAGATCCAGTTTTGatcaaataagtttttatttttacttgtattaGTTATTGTGtacttattattgtttttttatatttggatAGATTATAgtagacataataaaaataggtcAAACGTATTTAATGTCAGGTAATCACGTAGAAGAGAAAAGATCAcgtagaacaaaaaaaaaacaataaaagtaccgtatttatttttttttattcacgcagttattttctatctcttttactgttaacttttatttttttcaatgtgatCTTCAAGTTTACGCTggtctatttttttatggattaAGCGCActgatatataattgtatatatattaaagcattgatctaatttaaaagtgaaatgcaaatcaaatgataaaatgacttatatatattttactaaacaaataataaagtttgatTAGGACGCGTcgtgatatattatattatgtatgtcgATTTGTGATAAAGAATGTAAAACCTGATAAacatgtttctttattttattttaatagaaatttggaatatttaagaaagttataacTTCCGGTACttctcaattatatattttgtaatattttttaggtaatataatttaattcttttatatgcaaagaaatatattaagaatcttgtttaatagaattagaatcgatgaaaatagttttatattgttatattaattctttgtaataagaaaggatatattttcagaaaatgttatttttacgtcccaaaatttaattattattaaaaaatttcttaaaatttattttttgataaaaacacattttcagctttatttaaaaaaatgttaaacaggaatcttttatagaattttctaTTAGGATCTAAATTTAAGTGATTTCTTTAGAAGTTTTAAAACTGgaaagatttttttgaaatttgacTTGAAAACTgtgttcaaataaattattgctgtttttttaatatctcaaacAAATCAACCTTTCTTGATTAACGTGTTTAGACTTTTGCATATtgattaatgataattttatatggataaaatcacaaataaatgcaaaaatattattataaaaatttgcaatattttatatttatttgttatcaatttaagttgattaaaaattatatgaatataaattttctacaattgtttatatttctgcatttgtaaaatttggatattacatattattaagtttttaattattttaatgattagataagttatatatatatatttttttttttaatttaggtaGCACAATATATTGGAGAAATTTGTCGTTTTCTCCTTACAGTCTCACCAAACAAGTATGATACAATGCATAAAGTGCGTCTAATGTTCGGAAACGGTATGAGACCGCAAATTTGGGAATCTTTTGTTAAGAGATTTGGCGTGAAACAAATAGGAGAATTTTATGGAGCCACTGAAGGAAATTCAAATCTCGGTAACTCAATCTTTTTCTTTGCCAAACTTTACATTTAatcttgaagaatttttattaaattcaaatacatctaaaataaattttaacacaaataataaatatttttttgtattagtaataaatttaactttatggaaaaaaaaatttttgacgaaCGAATACTAAAATctttttgaattaataattatttaataattatttaagttagCAAGAACTATTGGCATACGATTTTACAATTGCCAAGTATACagttattttcataaatttatatttacatgatttgcagttaatattgataataaaattggtGCTGTTGGTTTTATACCAAGATATGCTAGCTATTTGTATCCAGTTGCATTGGTGAAAATTGATGAAGAAACAGGGGAAATATTGAGAGGACCAGATGGATTTTGCATACCCTGTAAACCTGGTATGTATCATCGAAATTTTATGTTGTACGCAAATTCGTGCGAGATGCCGTGTTGTGGATTAAGCACTTCTAAGTGCGCGTatgtacttaataaaaataataaattatacataatactctataatctataatatataattaagttatataatctatattacatattatttttaatacaattatattatttgcaggtgaGCCAGGTGTTTTTGTGGGTAAAATTAATCCAAAGAAAGTGGTAAATGACTTCACTGGCTACGCAGATAAAAAGGCttcagagaaaaaaattattcatgatGTCTTTGAGAAAGGCGATCGGGTCTTCAATTCTGGTCAGTAATAACATAAAACCgcagtttatttatataatttatcaggaacaataatataatttaaatacattttttacaggTGATATTTTAGTGATGGATGAACTCggatacttttattttaaagacagAACTGGTGATACATTCAGGCATGTAGATACCCgattattagtaataatacacatttcgttagacttatttaaaaattattaaattgtcatttaatattttttaaaataataccaGCAAATAGATACGAATTTCACTAATtacattatgttatttaaaattaaaataggtGGCGAGGTGAAAATGTTGCTACTTCGGAAGTGGAGGCTGTTATAAGCAATGTGATAGGTCTCAAAGACGCAACTGTATTTGGTGTTGAggtaaacaatatataattaaattattatttataatttagaatcgattttgcctgaaaataaaaaaaaacgcgaataataaagtatagtATTaacaagtattaatttttatattgaatctCAGAATCGTCTGAATctcagaataaaatattactttaaaaatgaaaattaagcTTGTGCGTTCTAGTCATTTGCCACTCTCATaagaatcaaaatttaattctacaGAGCTGAATAGGATTTTATAGGAATGAATTTTGACTCTTGTTAGAGTGGCAAATTACTATAATGTGCAtcagtttaatttttactttttagagtcatattttactttatgaaatttagagagtaaacaattgttttaaagaaaatgttataaattaatgtctcttattatgtataattatgcaTTTAGGTGCCAGGCAATGAAGGTAAAGCAGGAATGGCAGCTATATATGATCCAGAAAATTCCTTGGACTTAAAAGGACTGGTAGGAAAGTTGAAGAAAGTTTTGCCAAATTATGCTATACCTCGCTTTATTCGTATCCTGTCAGAACTGCCAATGACTGGTAAATTCTAcagatttatttttgacattttaaatcaaattatatttataatatattaactaattttgattttgcGCACAGGaacattcaaattaaaaaagaaagatctcGAAAAAGAtgcttttgatattaaaaaggTAAGTTCTGTTTTACTTATTCTAAtccttaaaataaaagtgatagttacaaaaacattaatttgcaGGTTAAAGATcccatttattttcttaacaaTAATACTTTCATAAGAATGACTGATGAACACTATAATAACATTGTCGCAGAAAAAATCCAATTATAATCCTTCTTCGTGGCTTTCTTAGGAAGAAACATCCTTTTTAAAACaggatttattaattaaaataggatttggatttagaataaaacattttttacgtttacTATTATGTTTCCAGTGTTGGTTAAGCTATATTCAGTGATCATTATTTTGTGGACCAATAAACTATTGTACGTGTTTTCTTTCGTAAACGTGCACGTGTGTGAACAAGCACGTTTGTTGTTCCAAAGAAAACACgaaatattttccattattaacatattagctatatgtatatatagaataatcaTGAgtgatattttacaatttatgaattattcatATATCAGGTTCATGACaatgtaaacaaatatatgctagtgtaaatttcaaaataacataatagaCGATATCCTAATAAGATATACGTGAAATCCACGTTTCTATATGGATTTCACGTAGATTCAACGTAGATTTTATGTACTGTTTTATTGGGGTAATTTTACtcgatgttaaaaaaatgaaagagagaaaaggcagagagagagagagagagagagagagtatatttttgaaaattaaatataaaaagataaagtttaatatagttatacaacattttttatattgcattcCTCGTctaatttaagtaaatttagaAAGATTAAGCGtgtttatttgtatttgcaaatttgtaatattaaatttgttattaaagatttatagCAATTTCGTTGAAtagttacattataataaaaaaattttaataaaaaaaataatataatgcaaGGATCTTAATgcatataaatgaaataatataatgtagatATTTTAACGGATATAAGAATGAGAAATAACAGcaaaaacagtaaaaaaattaatattttgtttaaattgcattgttaattacatattttattaagtttctgagctacaattatttatttgataaaatttacatatattgtgCTGTAAATAATTGAGGATAAgctttaaattgaaatatcaaaaatCTGCACAAACGTAACTGtcgatattttgttttcttcctgtaaataaagatttatacacaaaattatgtataaaattatgtataatatcgacataattattataatataagttatttgtaatgttaatataagttattatacatttatattattatttattatttgacgcGGAGACGtcaaattaagttttaatataaattttttgatattttttatatcaaaataaaaatataaaagtatccTTATACAATTGCAAATTATaacgtataattaatattacattatattacgaATAAAAAGTGTCTGTCTACAtagcaacaaaatttttatgtttctttataaatttaatttttgtaaaataatactaGAAAAATAGCTTGGTATCGACTGTAAGATTTCGATTTTATGCGCGATCCATGtctattttgtaattcttattatctaatttttactatatataagtagcatatatatgtttttatttaagataggtaaggtttaaattaatataaagattaattatttacacatttatttttgttactctGTACTATTAACAaatgacaatatttttagtccttgtaaagatataatatgtatatatacttaaagataatatttcgtaaaaattgTTGTAACATCTATTTTGGAAAATGTATGAtcgttacataaataaaagaaatttattcatgataaaaaatgatggAAAGAATttgatttagaaatattttgagtATGATTGTATACGAAATTATAGTCATAAATAAAGCAATCTTATCTTATTCTGACTGGTGAGTTTTAgattatgtacattaaaaaatcctTGAAACGTTTTATCAGATAACTAAACTTTTCCACTgtagaaacaaatttaatattagaaatattttcttgctaaatcttaatgtttaagaaatgttagagattttattttattaacacattAAAACACAATTCTAATGTAATGTATAAGTGTGTAGAtgtatttttaagttaatttaaataacatttaaaagatttgtaattataaaattgatagcatcttattttttaatggaaagattatgttaaaataataaaaagattatgcttataaatatattactttttgtacaCCCGATATATTGTCTGGAGCGGCTTGTATTTTGTGCGCAGTCTCTTCATCAGTGATACTCATTGTaatcaattttgaattatttttatgtaacatgtattttacaataatttttaattatattataattatatattaataagtgaagcattttattaattttttcgatattctaaaatttttgtctattaaataatttttaaataaatacataaccaaaaaaatcaatttaattaaaaaatagtattgtattttatggaataatataaattgctattttttctagtatatatatatataataacagaaaaaaaatgtatatataattcttgcgattttatgcaattttttgtattatttattattggaaaattttctttaatccaATCGTGTTTATAATAGAAACGTAATAAATTTGCTTcctacaattaaattttaaattaaacattgttaTATGCAATTATGTAATGTACTAACTTTACTAGTTGAGTTTTGATTGAGAACCTTCACATGGAAGTCTTGATGTTGATATTCCTCGTGCTCCCTACTAGTGGCAGTTGCTCCAATATTACAGACTGGTGCTGTAGAACCACTGTCGCTGAAAACAGATATAAATGTAGTGTCAAGAAGATATTAGTGATATATTATTGTGTGATATGTATTGATCGCTATTTCTACGTGatattattgtgttataacaaaattgcatATCATAgcagtaattattattatcgacaGTGGTATTTTTCTGACGTGTTAATGTAGACTATGTAGAAATACAGCTGACGTAAAAATACTGAGTACTTTATTTACgcattaaaactaatatattctattttaacacaatttttattttatatatataagcatcaatgtaaaatattaaaaaaaaaattttttttaatatgtagtaatcttaagtaatttatatttgtttaacgTTATacgattttgttttaatatttatatttcataaataaagatattcccAAAAGGAGAATATCCGTTTTATCATACATtcgaaatacatatatattgtgttaaaagcgaaaaaaatacactcctaaaatgttttattaaatataattaaatcttttcttaTGCAAATATTGATTAGTTTTCTTATCAGAAaagctattttaatttatcattttatattattcttctcatataAACAAATGATGAtactattatattgtaaaataaaacgtgAATTTTAAGATAGAAGAATTAGactattttaagattattttaaatacggcattaacattaaaataatgaataaagaaACATTCTAATTTGCATAAAGTAAtctatgaaataaattgtttatagtaTAACATGTTAAACTTTTGTTATTAGTTTTATCCACGGCCAACAATGGGAGACGATAAATTCCAATTCTCTATAGATCGTGGAGGCACGTTCACTGATATATACGCTAGATGCCCTAAAGGCAAAATCCGAGTTATGAAATTACTCTCGGTAGATCCTAGTAATTATAACGACGCGCCGACAGAAGGCATTCGTAGAATATTAACAGAGGTacgttataaacaattaaaatttgtgaaaatatagttttataattattatacaatttgtaatttattaacaaaatttgttaggGATAGGAAGTAacattctttctatttttaaaattatttttctttactacGACAATAGATTGTAACCAGtaatttgtaagaaataatttgtaaaaaattaagtattaatgtaattaaaaaagttacatgaaaAAATCAGTGAGCAAAGATATAGATAATATCACATATAAAATAGGATAATTGGGATAtgtagatataatattttataaagtttttgtaaaaaaaatagttttaacattttaaatttataattatatgtgtgttTATTGATTTCAGGAAACTGGCGTCAAAATAAATGGCGCAATTGACACTTTTAATATAGAATGGATTAGAATGGGAACGACGGTCGCCACTAATGCGCTGTTGGAAAGAAAAGGCGCGAAAATGGCCTTATTAACAAATGAAGGTTTTACGGATCTTTTATACATCGGTAATCAGTCTCGGCCAAATATTTTCGATTTGGTTCGTATAGAATTCATCAAATATTGTATTCACATTTAAAGTAATGTTACAGATTGTAACGTTACTTATAGtgcagaattaaatttttgctaaaatttattattgatgttaaaattataactgatctaaaatattattaaaaataacttttaataaatttgggGGGGAGTTATTTTGACACTACATTTTAATGTCATGATATTTGTTCTGCTTGggaattctattattttatataataattttttataaacaatatttacagGAAATAGTAATGCCACAGGTTTTATACCAATATGTAATAGGAGTAAAATGTAGAGTAATTCCCGCTCTGCCGGAAAGTTGTCGTATGGAAAATCAGTCGTGGCGAAAAGTGAAAGGTTCTACCGGTGAGGATCTGTTTGTTATTCAAGAACTCGATGAGGCACAATTGAAGGAAGATTTGAAGACACTTCGTAATCTCGGAATAGACAGTCTCGCTGTCGTTCTGGCACATAGCTACACGTTAGTAAAATACAAATGCATCTGTTTGAAGAAActaaaatttggaaatttttaaaagtttgaaTCAAAAGtaacttgaaaaaatgttttgaagaatattttttaagagcaTGCTCTGCTTATGATgcttattttaatctttcaattatatacttattcgAATTTTactattgcatttatattgaTATAGTTATGCGGACCATGAGATCAGAGTTGGTGAATTAGCACGAGAAGCAGGTTTTCCTCAAATATCTCTTTCCCACGAGGTGATGCCGATGACAAGAATGGTTCCTAGAGGCTTTACAACGTGTGTAGATGCTTACTTGACGCcacacattaaaaattacttacaagtaatgttatctttatattacgtatatgAAATTggagttattttataattacctgtaaaattctttttatttcttttccttttttttaagaataataattaaaaaatatatttaaacatatttctaaactataatgaatatttttataggcTTTCTCTTCAGGATTTAAAGATAACTTAAAGGATGTGAATGTATTGTTTATGCAGAGCGACGGCGGATTAACACCTATGAAttcgtaattataaaaaagtttttattattttgagtatatttttttcatattattgtataaagttaagcaacattatattttgttgttacattaaagttttaatggaTCGCGTGCTATACTTTCTGGACCAGCTGGTGGCGTCGTTGGATACACGATGACGACTTATGGAAAGGAGACTGATTTACCAGTGATCGGATTCGACATGGGCGGTACATCGACTGATGTAAGTCGATACGGAGGAAGTTACGAGCATGTTTATGAGAGCACCACAGCAGGCATTACTATACAAGCTCCGCAGGTATCATTCttctttatcaaaaatattattcgtaGATTTGAAATACATATCGGCTTCTTtggattttctaaaaatattaatttgcgtGCGTTTTTTCACGAAGAGAgtattttactgaaataagaaaaattgggTTAAAGTTGGATGTCAATACTGTTGCGGCGGGAGGTGGATCGATGCTTTTCTTCAGGTCAGGTCTCTTCGAAGTTGGGCCTGAGAGCGCAGGGGCCCATCCTGGACCTGCGTGTTACAAAAAAGATGGCCCGCTGACTGTGACGGATGCCAATCTCGCTCTAGGTCGTCTGCTGCCTGAATACTTTCCTCAAATTTTTGGACCAGAGGAAAATGAGCCTCTCGACGTATCTCGTACGTTGAGTATGTTTGCAACACTTACCTACGAGGTAATTTTCTTCACACTgcgcaaaaaatatttataaaaacatttagttACATTTAgtcttatattttgtaaaaaaataaatctttaactcgagaaaaaatagtttacgttactttaaatttacatattacatgTCACAGATCAATGAATTTCTAAAGAAGGATGAATTAATGTCGGTTGATGAGGTAGCAATGGGATTTATCAGAGTCGCCAATGAGACCATGTGCAGACCGATTCGTGCTCTAACACAAGTATGATTAAatcaagtttatatttttatttatatataatttttctatgtaaTGCAGTCGTGTTGCTATTAATACatgaatatacattttaaaaaatttattttcaattatacatGGTAATTGTGAAACAACATGGAAATATAGAATTTGAAGAATTactaaaattagtaaaatttaataaaaagatgtactaaaattttttgaaatctaTATTGTCCCATAACTAATATGATTTTGAAGATAGattctaagagaaaattccgttatgtataacatattttgtaattgttctaatattatttcctttttttttttgaaataggCAAAGGGTTATGACACTTCGCGTCATGTTCTTGCGTGTTTTGGCGGCGCCGGCGGACAGCATGCTTGTGCAATTGCTCGATCGTTGGGCATAAGCACGGTTTTTGTCCATAAGTATGCCGGTATTTTGTCAGCTTATGGAATGGCATTGGCAGATGTTGTTGAAGAAGCACAAGAACCAAGCGCcgaaatttacaattatggtaatttacaataaactgAGGATTCTCTTTAATTATCTCTGCGATCTTTCATATTACTATTCTTTCCGCGTCTGCAGAAAGTTTCACCCGTTTGGATGATCGTTTGGACGTGATGGAAGCCAAAGTTAGAAGTAGACTTCGCGCACAAGGATTTGCtgattctcaaataaaaacgGAACCATTTCTGCACTTACGTTACGAGGGTACTGACTGCGCTTTAATGTGCACTCCAGCAAGTCAGAATTCAATGACCACCACCACCAGGCATGGAGACTTCCTCGCTACTTTCCTAGAAAGGTGAGCGTTTGatttaaaagcaaaattctctatttaattatttacaatttttttttctcaattataattagataCAAGACGGAGTTTGGTTTTACGATACCAGATCGCAAGATTTTAGTTGATGATGTGAGAATTAGAGGAACTGGGAAAACTGAAACTCCACAGGATCCCAGATTGTCTCCTTCACAAACTTCACCAAAAGCTGAAAAGGTATATTTCCAAATTAAATtcgattaaataatattgaatctTCTTATTACTAATCAaggtaaattctaaaattttgaaaatatgaatttGTTTAGACCACTATGGTGTACTTCGAAGGTGGCTATCAAGAAACAGGCGTCTATCAGTTACATTCATTATCCcctaaagatattttacacGGTCCCGTTATTATCATGGATAATTTGAGCACGCTTTTAGTGGAGCCAGACTGTACCGCGGAAATCACTTCCCGCggtgatgtaaaaattacgATTGGACAGGGTCAGCGAACGAAAGTCACCACGGATCTCGACAGTATTCAGCTCAGTATTTTTTCACATCGTTTCATGAGCATTGCAGAACAAATGGGTCGGTATGtgcattgaaataaataattttaaatatattttttaatgttgttttaattgcaatgtaatatttgtgttttcaatttttggcAGAGTACTTCAAAGAACTTCGATTTCTACTAATATCAAAGAACGATTGGACTTCTCATGCGCGATTTTCGGTCCTGACGGTGGTCTTGTTTCAAATGCACCTCATATCCCGGTGCATCTGGGTGCCATGCAAGAAACCGTGCAATACCAGATGAAAGTATTCAATGGCAAGTTTACGCCAGGAGACGTCATTCTTGCTAATCATCCATTGGCAGGCGGTTCCCATCTTCCAGATTTGACAGTTATCACGCCAGTGTTTTACAGGTTTGTGTATTTCCTGTGCTCTACataaaagagattattttaagaaaacattatattaatgcCCTATTTATTACACTACTCTAACAAGAAAAGAaatcaaaagatattttaaaatttattaacttaatttttttgtatgtatatatgtatacttcaTAGAGATGTGCCTACACCGGTATTCTTCGTAGCCAGCAGAGGTCATCATGCTGATATTGGTGGTATCACGCCAGGCTCCATGCCACCGCATTCAACAAGTTTAAGTCAGGTATGCGATTtccgaataaattttaaaagaattatatatttttatgtatgaaagttatactttttatagGAAGGCGCTGTTTTCAAAAGTTTTCTGCTGGTACATAAAGGAATATTCCGAGAAAAGGAACTAACAGATGCTTTGATGGCACCTGGAAAAATACCGGGAAGTTCGGGAACCAGAAACCTTTTGAACAACATCAGTGATCTTAAAGCTCAGATCGcagcaaataaaaaagtaacctttatataattataaataaaatatatataattataaattaataaataaaaaacatggaatttaaataaaatttattcaaattcatTGCTATTTACTAggctaaatatatttttatatacataatgtgtttttcttttctgcaAGGGTTTTCAACTAGTAAATGAACTAATTGATGTATACAGTCTTGAAGTAGTTCAAGCATACATGGATTATATTCAACACAATGCTGAAGTCGCTGTTCGAGAAATGTTGAAATCAATTGGCACGAAGATTAAAAAGCAAAGAGG includes the following:
- the LOC105834968 gene encoding long-chain fatty acid transport protein 4, whose translation is MITTDLQFVITALSLLLGGFLLTGSRRHFLYVLYKTLPRDILGAFRFFKVNLRLWWWEKREYTVAKVFSKYAAAHPNKIAYIFEDKEWTYEQLEHYSNRIGRYFRTRSFSQFDSIAVFMENRPEYIATWLGLSKAGFVGALINTNLRLDVLVHSITAAGCKGIIFGSEFKDAIRDIKDKIPDIELYQWSELPDTPILEGAIDVNTEISKIDPGPLIVQLDHSNPRNKLIYVYTSGTTGMPKAAVINNLRFMLMTCGVNSMLNLRSNDRIYNPLPLYHTAGGILGAGQALMGGVTVILRRKFSASNYWSECVHYECTVAQYIGEICRFLLTVSPNKYDTMHKVRLMFGNGMRPQIWESFVKRFGVKQIGEFYGATEGNSNLVNIDNKIGAVGFIPRYASYLYPVALVKIDEETGEILRGPDGFCIPCKPGEPGVFVGKINPKKVVNDFTGYADKKASEKKIIHDVFEKGDRVFNSGDILVMDELGYFYFKDRTGDTFRWRGENVATSEVEAVISNVIGLKDATVFGVEVPGNEGKAGMAAIYDPENSLDLKGLVGKLKKVLPNYAIPRFIRILSELPMTGTFKLKKKDLEKDAFDIKKVKDPIYFLNNNTFIRMTDEHYNNIVAEKIQL
- the LOC105830384 gene encoding 5-oxoprolinase — protein: MGDDKFQFSIDRGGTFTDIYARCPKGKIRVMKLLSVDPSNYNDAPTEGIRRILTEETGVKINGAIDTFNIEWIRMGTTVATNALLERKGAKMALLTNEGFTDLLYIGNQSRPNIFDLEIVMPQVLYQYVIGVKCRVIPALPESCRMENQSWRKVKGSTGEDLFVIQELDEAQLKEDLKTLRNLGIDSLAVVLAHSYTYADHEIRVGELAREAGFPQISLSHEVMPMTRMVPRGFTTCVDAYLTPHIKNYLQAFSSGFKDNLKDVNVLFMQSDGGLTPMNSFNGSRAILSGPAGGVVGYTMTTYGKETDLPVIGFDMGGTSTDVSRYGGSYEHVYESTTAGITIQAPQLDVNTVAAGGGSMLFFRSGLFEVGPESAGAHPGPACYKKDGPLTVTDANLALGRLLPEYFPQIFGPEENEPLDVSRTLSMFATLTYEINEFLKKDELMSVDEVAMGFIRVANETMCRPIRALTQAKGYDTSRHVLACFGGAGGQHACAIARSLGISTVFVHKYAGILSAYGMALADVVEEAQEPSAEIYNYESFTRLDDRLDVMEAKVRSRLRAQGFADSQIKTEPFLHLRYEGTDCALMCTPASQNSMTTTTRHGDFLATFLERYKTEFGFTIPDRKILVDDVRIRGTGKTETPQDPRLSPSQTSPKAEKTTMVYFEGGYQETGVYQLHSLSPKDILHGPVIIMDNLSTLLVEPDCTAEITSRGDVKITIGQGQRTKVTTDLDSIQLSIFSHRFMSIAEQMGRVLQRTSISTNIKERLDFSCAIFGPDGGLVSNAPHIPVHLGAMQETVQYQMKVFNGKFTPGDVILANHPLAGGSHLPDLTVITPVFYRDVPTPVFFVASRGHHADIGGITPGSMPPHSTSLSQEGAVFKSFLLVHKGIFREKELTDALMAPGKIPGSSGTRNLLNNISDLKAQIAANKKGFQLVNELIDVYSLEVVQAYMDYIQHNAEVAVREMLKSIGTKIKKQRGKETDISAIDYLDNGSPIKLHVDLDINKGEAVFDFSGTGCEVWGNCNAPRAITLSAIIYCLRCMVNRNIPLNQGCLKPVKIIIPEGSLLDPSDDAAVVGGNVLTSQRIVDVILAAFEICAASQGCMNNVTLGTEEWGYYETVAGGSGAGPTWHGRSAVHTHMTNTRITDPEILELRYPIILNRFSIRFGSGGNGAYIGGDGAIREMIFRAPMTLSVLTERRVYHPPGHNGGEAGACGLNILVRADGRRINLGPKAAVPVYAGDKFVMETPGGGGYGSVCEDKQADRFSVYTKNYGCQQLTAGFASKYKDSKSDKSLHNFTERGSVFQYRMAQESV